Genomic window (Saccharothrix australiensis):
GGCGGCTGCGCCAGCGTTCCTTCGAGACGAAGGAAGGCGAGAAGCGCACCGTCATCGAGCTGGAGGTCGACGAGATCGGCCCCTCGCTGCGGTACGCGACCGCGAAGGTCAACAAGGTGAGCCGGGGAGACGGCGGCGGCGGCTTCGGCGGCGGCGGCCAGACCCGCGGCGGTGGCGGCGCGCCGGCCGACGACCCGTGGGGCTCCGCGCCCCCGGCCGGTTCGGGCGGCGGCTTCTCCGACGAGCCCCCCTTCTAGACCCGCACCCATCAACTTCACCGCGTTATCCCAGGAGTGACCCACATGGCCAAGCCGCCTGTGCGCAAGCCCAAGAAGAAGGTCTGCGCGTTCTGCAAGGACCGCAACGCGCACGCGATCGACTACAAGGACACCACCCTGCTCCGGAAGTACATCTCGGACCGGGGCAAGATCCGCGCCCGCCGGGTGACCGGCAACTGCTCGCAGCACCAGCGCGACGTCGCCGTCGCGGTCAAGAACGCCCGCGAGATGGCGCTGCTGCCCTACACCTCGACCGCTCGCTGAGAAAGGGGAGACACCGTGAAGCTCATCCTCACCGCTGACGTCAGCGGCCTCGGTGGCCCCGGCGACATCGTCGAGGTCAAGGACGGCTACGGCCGGAACTACCTGCTGCCCCGCGGCCTGGCGATCCTCGCCACCAAGGGCGCGGCCAAGCAGGTCGAGGTCATCCGCCGTGCGCAGGAGACCCGCCGGGTCCGCGACCTGGACCACGCCAAGGAGATCAAGGCCAGCCTGGAGGGCCTGGGCTCCGTGACCCTCAAGGCGAAGGCCGCCGTCGGCTCGAAGAAGCTGTTCGGCTCGGTCACCTCGTCCGACGTCGTGTCCGCCGTGCGCAACGCCGGTGGCCCGACGCTGGACAAGCGCGCCGTGGAGATCGGCGGCCACATCAAGACCCTGGGCAAGCACACCGTGTCGGTGCGCCTGCACCCGGAGGTCACGGTGTCGCTGGCCGTCGAGGTCGCCGCCGCCGGCTGATCGCACCCGCGATTCGTCACCGAGAGCGCCGTTCCGCCGGATACTCCGGTCGGGCGGCGCTCTCGTGCGTCCGCCTGTGGACAACCCGTGTGACAGGTCCACCGCGACACGCCGTGCGGCCGGTTACACGCGACACGCCGAGGGTGTGACGAAGGACTTTTCCACAAAGTTATCCACAGGGTGCTACCTGCGAAAACTTCTGTCACGGCCCGAGTTGTACCCAGGTTGTCCACAGCTTTCCACGGCACTGTGGCCAATCCGCGGGAACCATCCCCAACCTGTCCACCGGTCTGTCCCCAGGGGCGGTTGCCTGCGCCATCCGGGTGCCTCTAGCGTCCGCGAGGTCACGGGGTGTGGCTCGCGGGAATTGTCGTACCCGCGGGGTAGAACTGGGGACTCGGACTGATTGGGGTGAGTGCGCGGTGGCGCTGGTGGACGACCGGGGCATGGCCGAG
Coding sequences:
- the rplI gene encoding 50S ribosomal protein L9, translated to MKLILTADVSGLGGPGDIVEVKDGYGRNYLLPRGLAILATKGAAKQVEVIRRAQETRRVRDLDHAKEIKASLEGLGSVTLKAKAAVGSKKLFGSVTSSDVVSAVRNAGGPTLDKRAVEIGGHIKTLGKHTVSVRLHPEVTVSLAVEVAAAG
- a CDS encoding single-stranded DNA-binding protein; amino-acid sequence: MAGETTITVVGNLTADPELRFTQSGAAVASFTVASTPRTFDRQSGEWKDGEALFLRCNVWRQVAENVAESLTRGSRVIVSGRLRQRSFETKEGEKRTVIELEVDEIGPSLRYATAKVNKVSRGDGGGGFGGGGQTRGGGGAPADDPWGSAPPAGSGGGFSDEPPF
- the rpsR gene encoding 30S ribosomal protein S18 codes for the protein MAKPPVRKPKKKVCAFCKDRNAHAIDYKDTTLLRKYISDRGKIRARRVTGNCSQHQRDVAVAVKNAREMALLPYTSTAR